From Nocardioides daedukensis, the proteins below share one genomic window:
- a CDS encoding oxidoreductase: MSSVTNDPLGSLTSLEGVPSGFAATRDGVDALLRDRGLRKTPPQLTTESLLRGACASAVLEGSGSPIEEVRAGSGDETVQAAVRVSTEVLSLVPLLARSPLQAFARLHALAGKGSVSDDQLGRPRDGEAAERLRALSTTLLAPTAAPAMLVAAIVHADLITAAPFASHNGIVARAAERLVLVARGVDEKSLLVPEAGHLELRAEYESNLRAYAHAGGSNGVHAWLLYATEAYAVAAEKSPVRD, from the coding sequence ATGAGCAGTGTCACCAACGATCCCCTTGGCTCCCTCACCTCGCTCGAGGGCGTGCCGTCCGGGTTCGCGGCGACCCGCGACGGCGTCGATGCGCTTCTGCGCGACCGGGGGTTGCGCAAGACCCCGCCCCAGCTGACCACCGAGTCACTGCTGAGGGGCGCCTGCGCCAGTGCCGTGCTCGAGGGTTCGGGCTCACCCATCGAAGAGGTCCGTGCGGGAAGTGGGGACGAGACTGTCCAGGCCGCGGTCCGGGTCTCGACCGAGGTGCTCTCCCTGGTGCCGCTGCTGGCCCGGTCGCCGCTGCAGGCGTTCGCGAGGCTGCACGCCCTTGCCGGTAAGGGGAGTGTCTCCGACGACCAGCTCGGCCGACCTCGCGACGGTGAGGCCGCCGAGCGCCTCCGCGCGCTGTCGACGACCCTGCTCGCGCCCACCGCTGCGCCGGCCATGCTGGTGGCGGCGATCGTGCACGCCGACCTGATCACGGCGGCACCGTTCGCCTCCCACAACGGGATCGTGGCGCGGGCCGCCGAACGACTCGTGCTGGTCGCCCGGGGCGTGGACGAGAAGTCCCTGTTGGTCCCGGAGGCCGGCCACCTGGAGCTGCGTGCGGAATACGAGTCGAACCTGCGCGCCTATGCCCACGCCGGCGGCAGCAACGGCGTACATGCCTGGCTGCTGTATGCGACCGAGGCCTATGCGGTGGCAGCCGAGAAGAGCCCGGTCAGGGACTGA
- a CDS encoding sensor histidine kinase, with protein MAFGWRRTHLGTEADRATFRTLHTASLASPALREGLTTASAERSVRHLRALLGAPALAVTDTVGLLAWDGTGEHHAHQCPDVIARALEHGGTRVADHRELPCDQPGCQIRYAIVSPLVVEETIVGTLQVLTANATAGLVKAADEVATWVSGQLELAELDASRNRLMEAEVRALRAQISPHFIYNSLGAIASFVRTDPDRARELLLEFADFTRYSFRRHGEFTTLAEELRSVERYLLLEQARFGDRLAVTLRIAPEVLPVAVPFLCIQPLVENAVRHGLADKGDGQITIIARDAGAECLITVEDNGAGEEPERVRRALAGDAELDSVGLGNVDVRLRDTFGDDYGLVVETAPGAGTKVFVRVPKFAPGVQT; from the coding sequence ATGGCGTTCGGATGGCGGCGTACCCACCTCGGCACGGAGGCTGACCGTGCCACCTTCCGGACCCTGCACACCGCGTCGTTGGCCTCGCCCGCCCTCCGCGAGGGCCTGACCACCGCCAGCGCCGAGCGCAGCGTGCGCCACCTGCGCGCCCTCCTCGGCGCTCCGGCACTCGCCGTCACCGACACCGTCGGCCTGCTCGCCTGGGACGGCACCGGTGAGCACCACGCCCACCAGTGCCCCGACGTGATCGCCCGCGCGCTCGAGCACGGGGGCACCCGGGTCGCCGACCATCGCGAGCTGCCCTGTGACCAGCCCGGGTGTCAGATCCGATATGCGATCGTCTCTCCCCTGGTCGTCGAGGAGACGATCGTGGGGACGCTCCAGGTGCTCACCGCCAACGCCACCGCCGGGCTGGTGAAGGCAGCCGACGAGGTCGCCACCTGGGTCTCCGGGCAGCTGGAGCTGGCTGAGCTGGACGCGTCGCGCAACCGGTTGATGGAGGCGGAGGTGCGGGCGCTGCGGGCCCAGATCTCCCCGCACTTCATCTACAACTCGCTGGGCGCCATCGCGTCGTTCGTGCGCACCGATCCGGACCGGGCACGCGAGCTGCTGCTCGAGTTCGCCGACTTCACCCGCTACTCCTTCCGCCGGCACGGCGAGTTCACCACCCTGGCCGAGGAGCTCCGCTCGGTCGAGCGCTATCTCCTGCTCGAGCAGGCCCGCTTCGGCGACCGCTTGGCGGTCACGTTGCGGATCGCGCCCGAGGTGCTCCCGGTCGCGGTGCCGTTCCTGTGCATCCAGCCGCTGGTGGAGAACGCCGTACGCCACGGGCTTGCCGACAAGGGCGACGGCCAGATCACGATCATCGCGCGCGATGCCGGCGCCGAGTGCCTGATCACCGTGGAGGACAACGGCGCCGGCGAGGAACCCGAGCGGGTACGTCGTGCCCTGGCCGGTGACGCGGAGCTCGACTCGGTCGGCCTGGGCAACGTCGACGTGCGGTTGCGCGACACCTTCGGCGACGACTACGGCCTGGTGGTCGAGACTGCTCCGGGCGCCGGCACGAAGGTCTTCGTCCGGGTGCCGAAGTTCGCCCCTGGGGTGCAGACATGA
- a CDS encoding LytR/AlgR family response regulator transcription factor, with translation MALKVLVIDDERPALDELTWLLGRQPDIGEILAVDSATDALRLLQGTRVDAVFLDIQMPGLTGLELGQVLSRFRSPPPIVFVTAHEQHAVDAFELRAVDYVLKPVREERLAEAVRRVVAGTTSPQAGEDEQIAVERGGVTRFINRSAITHVEAQGDYARLHTESDSHLVRTPLTVLEEQWGPAGFVRIHRSLLVALAHISEVRMEGGRCTVRVGPPERSVDLGVSRRHTPALRELLGRSRP, from the coding sequence ATGGCGTTGAAGGTCCTGGTCATCGACGACGAGCGGCCCGCGCTCGACGAGCTCACCTGGCTGCTCGGCCGCCAACCCGACATCGGCGAGATCCTCGCCGTCGACTCCGCCACCGATGCCCTGCGCCTGCTCCAGGGCACCCGGGTCGACGCGGTCTTCCTCGACATCCAGATGCCCGGCCTGACCGGGCTCGAGCTGGGCCAGGTGCTCTCCCGGTTCCGGTCCCCGCCACCGATCGTCTTCGTGACCGCGCACGAGCAGCACGCCGTCGACGCCTTCGAGCTGCGCGCGGTCGACTACGTGCTCAAGCCGGTGCGCGAGGAACGCCTTGCCGAAGCCGTACGTCGTGTGGTCGCCGGCACCACGTCACCGCAAGCCGGTGAGGACGAGCAGATCGCCGTCGAGCGCGGCGGAGTCACCCGCTTCATCAACCGGTCCGCGATCACCCACGTCGAGGCGCAGGGCGACTATGCCCGCCTGCACACCGAGAGTGACTCGCACCTGGTCCGCACTCCGCTCACGGTCCTGGAGGAGCAGTGGGGGCCGGCCGGGTTCGTCCGGATCCACCGCTCGCTGCTGGTTGCGCTGGCCCACATCAGCGAGGTGCGGATGGAGGGTGGCCGCTGCACGGTCCGGGTGGGTCCGCCGGAGCGGTCGGTGGACCTGGGCGTGAGCCGCCGGCACACCCCGGCGCTGCGCGAGCTGCTGGGCAGGAGCCGACCGTGA
- a CDS encoding HAD family hydrolase, giving the protein MPAPARKQAAFFDLDKTIIAKSSALAFSRPFQAGGLITRRAALRTAYAQFVYLVGGADHDQMEKIRHFMSQLVEGWDVATVQDIVAETLHNVVDPLVYDEAVSLIEEHRLAGREVIIVSTSGSEVVGPIGEMLGADRVIATRLEIADGKYTGEIDYYAYAETKAEAIRGLAQSEGYDLAHCYAYSDSITDAPMLGAVGHPFAVNPDKDLRKLAVENEWPILVFTKPVALGSRMRFPPASPTLAALAVGGLVAIGGAIAINARKRNQTA; this is encoded by the coding sequence ATGCCCGCACCGGCCCGGAAGCAAGCGGCCTTCTTCGATCTCGACAAGACGATCATCGCCAAGTCGAGCGCGCTCGCCTTCTCCCGTCCGTTCCAGGCAGGTGGGCTGATCACCCGCCGCGCGGCCCTGCGCACGGCGTACGCGCAGTTCGTCTATCTGGTCGGCGGCGCCGACCACGACCAGATGGAGAAGATCCGTCACTTCATGTCGCAGCTTGTGGAGGGCTGGGACGTGGCCACGGTGCAGGACATCGTCGCCGAGACCCTCCACAACGTCGTCGATCCGCTCGTCTATGACGAAGCGGTCAGCCTGATCGAGGAGCACCGCCTGGCCGGGCGCGAGGTGATCATCGTGTCCACCTCGGGCTCCGAGGTGGTCGGGCCGATCGGGGAGATGCTCGGCGCGGACCGGGTGATCGCCACCCGCCTGGAGATCGCGGACGGCAAGTACACCGGCGAGATCGACTACTACGCCTATGCCGAGACCAAGGCCGAGGCGATCCGCGGGCTCGCACAGTCCGAGGGCTACGACCTCGCTCACTGCTATGCCTACAGCGACTCGATCACCGATGCCCCGATGCTCGGCGCCGTGGGGCACCCCTTCGCGGTCAATCCCGACAAGGACCTGCGCAAGCTTGCGGTCGAGAACGAGTGGCCGATACTGGTCTTCACCAAGCCGGTCGCTCTGGGGAGCCGGATGAGGTTCCCACCGGCCAGCCCGACGCTCGCGGCACTGGCCGTGGGCGGTCTCGTGGCGATCGGTGGAGCGATCGCGATCAATGCCCGCAAGCGCAACCAGACGGCCTGA
- a CDS encoding class I SAM-dependent methyltransferase, giving the protein MDQQPHRNAFPEDAVTWLLGTSPRTVAVLGDAGVAEACAALGHDVTDVEGSTRGQALPFTDRSVDAVVAIRTVPRDLEDVARVLRPGGQLALVQNQRDRRIPWARKLDDVLRLAARGEESAERIISSPLFGFVSDAEFRHWQMVNNETLPLVLAHELTHLDESARRQRLDAALELYADYGRGADGMQLPWLSRCHRATVVESAWAPPHAYDERPTDGTAREGETDQTSPSGSSSDEPGSAPGSAPAAPQDGSDSDLLLIDFR; this is encoded by the coding sequence ATGGACCAGCAGCCGCACCGCAATGCGTTCCCCGAGGATGCCGTCACCTGGCTCCTCGGCACGTCGCCGCGCACCGTGGCCGTGCTCGGCGACGCCGGCGTCGCCGAGGCCTGCGCCGCCCTGGGCCACGACGTGACCGACGTCGAGGGCTCGACTCGGGGCCAGGCGCTTCCCTTCACGGACCGGTCCGTGGACGCGGTGGTGGCCATTCGGACCGTTCCCCGCGACCTCGAGGACGTTGCCAGGGTGTTGCGCCCGGGCGGCCAGCTGGCACTGGTCCAGAACCAGCGGGACCGACGGATCCCGTGGGCACGCAAGCTCGATGACGTCCTCAGGTTGGCGGCACGCGGTGAGGAGTCGGCGGAGCGGATCATCTCCTCGCCCCTCTTCGGCTTCGTCTCCGACGCGGAGTTCCGGCACTGGCAGATGGTGAACAACGAGACCCTGCCCCTGGTCCTGGCCCACGAGCTGACCCACCTCGACGAGAGCGCCCGCCGTCAGCGCCTGGACGCTGCGCTCGAGCTGTACGCCGACTACGGCCGCGGCGCGGACGGGATGCAGCTGCCCTGGCTCAGCCGTTGCCATCGCGCAACGGTCGTGGAGAGCGCCTGGGCTCCGCCGCATGCCTATGACGAGCGCCCCACCGACGGCACCGCCCGCGAGGGCGAGACCGACCAGACCTCCCCCAGCGGGTCGTCATCGGACGAGCCCGGCTCGGCACCCGGCTCAGCACCCGCCGCCCCGCAGGACGGCTCCGACTCAGACCTGCTGCTGATCGACTTCCGCTGA
- the ssd gene encoding septum site-determining protein Ssd yields the protein MTNPLIITRDQTLLDELARLAAAAGVAPDVVTEPAQALRSWSSAPVVLVGADLAGELAAIEPGRRQGLHLVGWGRLPDDIFRVAMSLGIDNVAELPRSDSWVLEVLAESDERIADDAITIGVVGGSGGAGATTFACALAQVASWRWPSCLMDVDPMGPGADAVLGLERIDGIRWDALQQSTGRLGARAFRDSLPALGDLRVLAWGPGTTGGAQPFAVRSALAAAVRGHRLVVLDLPRTPDALTEELMARCQTLVVLTRATVPGLASSARFVARALQSGPLWQVVRGSGVEASEAARAVGAPVLTAMPDQRGLDESIDLGKGPLKSKRCVLARAALDVLASCGPEAVRSDSAAA from the coding sequence ATGACGAATCCATTGATCATCACTCGGGACCAGACTCTCCTCGACGAGCTGGCGCGGCTGGCCGCGGCAGCCGGTGTGGCGCCGGACGTCGTCACCGAGCCGGCCCAGGCGCTCCGGTCGTGGAGCTCCGCTCCGGTCGTGCTGGTGGGCGCCGACCTGGCCGGCGAGCTGGCCGCCATCGAACCGGGACGACGACAAGGGCTGCACCTGGTCGGGTGGGGGCGGCTGCCCGACGACATCTTCCGGGTGGCGATGTCCTTGGGCATCGACAACGTCGCCGAGCTGCCGCGGTCCGACTCGTGGGTGCTCGAGGTGCTCGCCGAGTCGGACGAGCGGATCGCCGACGACGCCATCACCATCGGCGTGGTGGGCGGTTCGGGTGGCGCCGGCGCGACGACGTTCGCCTGTGCCCTGGCCCAGGTGGCGTCATGGCGGTGGCCGAGCTGCCTGATGGACGTGGACCCGATGGGGCCCGGAGCGGACGCGGTGCTCGGGCTCGAGAGGATCGACGGGATCCGGTGGGACGCCCTGCAGCAGTCGACCGGGCGACTCGGCGCACGCGCCTTCCGGGACTCGTTGCCGGCGCTGGGCGATCTGCGGGTGCTCGCCTGGGGCCCCGGGACCACCGGAGGGGCACAACCCTTCGCCGTGCGCTCGGCCCTGGCCGCCGCTGTGCGTGGGCACCGGCTCGTCGTGCTCGACTTGCCCCGCACCCCCGACGCGCTCACCGAGGAGCTGATGGCGCGCTGCCAGACCCTGGTCGTCCTCACCCGGGCCACCGTGCCGGGACTGGCGTCGTCGGCCCGGTTCGTGGCTCGCGCCCTGCAGTCCGGGCCGCTGTGGCAGGTGGTCCGCGGGTCCGGCGTGGAGGCCTCCGAGGCTGCGCGCGCGGTCGGCGCCCCGGTGCTGACGGCGATGCCGGACCAGCGCGGACTCGATGAGTCGATCGACCTGGGCAAGGGGCCACTGAAGTCGAAGCGCTGCGTGCTGGCGCGCGCCGCCCTGGACGTGTTGGCGTCCTGCGGCCCGGAGGCGGTCCGTTCGGACAGTGCAGCGGCGTGA